One window of Scheffersomyces stipitis CBS 6054 chromosome 1, whole genome shotgun sequence genomic DNA carries:
- the ATH1 gene encoding vacuolar acid trehalase, whose protein sequence is MVVVSKWRFSDVIHTVCDTIVDTFYRKQAFVKTMVFVNVGLILLLHWYFVSLSQAFPLQLRNHVPGTVTHESVAEERARHLKLVNSPQNKAVYTQLKYAANAFFDVDTNTIGTTHFTPYNQYQRQPYVANGYIGARIPNLGQGFTYDQISDSADATNDDLLNGWPLFNERYSGAFVAGFFDIQKNTTGTNFPELLANGYESVIASVPQWTTLQVSTIKDGVDFSLDPVNSVDMNNVISSYGQNLSLVNGIVTTEYTWLDDIRIKYKILAHRKEINLGLVELSISNMGNTSLTFNVTDVLDASTAQRSQLTGVNSDGKGIYITFSPNELNYINGAIYSTLHVEDGSSIQSSSSTSKVSQYVEVTVNPGRTSRVVKLVGVATTDLDPRNLDSLDKVLAFAKKVSQTYTNADDVVESHLVAWAQTLESTPAITFADDRLLTLASRASLFHLTANTRPDANGVTAAMGVAGLSSDSYAGMVFWDADIWMMSGLLPFIPSHAKSIVNYRMHTHDQAIKNLPEGAKGAVYPWTSGRFGNCTATGPCLDYEYHINVAVAMSAWQLYLSGAADEQFLADVVYPLVNDAAEFFADYVVTYDDTLKQFTTHNLTDPDEYANHVDNGAYTNSGISLVEKWAIQISNHLGKEFPSQYSNIVGNMHLPTSGNSDNITLEYTGMNSSVGIKQADVIMITYPLQNELISEAQALTNMEFYSVKQVNYGPAMTFPIFSIVASHVSTSGCASQSYLQKAVQPFLRGPFAQFSEQNNDDFLTNGGTHPAFPFMTAHGGFLQAVTQGLTGLRFGYVIEDGQIKRALDLDPTALPCLPNGVIFDGIKYNNHSLSFAVNETSFTVKNNGPISEKSDGVVRIRIADRNPSRGIYTINSGEDFSFPLYTPKPSYPTSISECGLASFYNITDGAYGDSPISINDGDNTTQWQAKYNDTTGKILVDFKQFKNVSNGIINWGDKPPKNWKLSQFTGSLVEFKDVEDVLSQVDFGNELYNIYRYEDEDYKLYKQDEVFQVVLSSNVSISAPFILEDYNTIELPKRQNTTEFTIDEELYSQFLLIEIEGIHNTVPIEDDTGGAKLYEVVFF, encoded by the coding sequence ATGGTTGTTGTGTCGAAGTGGCGCTTTTCGGATGTAATTCATACCGTTTGTGACACTATTGTCGATACTTTCTATCGAAAACAAGCTTTTGTCAAGACTATGGTGTTTGTCAATGTTGGATTGATTTTGCTCCTTCACTGGTACTTTGTCTCGCTTCTGCAAGCTTTCCCGCTCCAGCTCCGCAACCATGTTCCAGGCACCGTGACACATGAGCTGGTGGCCGAGGAAAGAGCTAGACACTTGAAACTCGTTAACAGCCCTCAAAACAAAGCCGTGTACACCCAGTTGAAGTATGCCGCCAACGCCTTTTTTGATGTAGATACGAACACTATAGGAACTACCCACTTTACACCGTATAACCAGTATCAGCGACAACCCTATGTAGCCAATGGTTATATCGGTGCAAGAATTCCGAATTTGGGACAAGGATTCACGTATGATCAGATCAGCGACTCAGCAGATGCTACGAACGATGACTTGCTCAATGGATGGCCCCTCTTTAACGAGCGCTACTCGGGTGCATTTGTTGCAGGCTTCTTTGACATCCAGAAAAACACCACGGGAACGAATTTTCCTGAGCTTTTAGCCAATGGCTACGAATCTGTTATTGCCTCAGTTCCACAATGGACTACCTTACAAGTCAGCACTATAAAGGATGGAGTTGACTTCTCCTTGGATCCAGTAAACTCTGTAGATATGAACAATGTCATCTCCAGTTATGGTCAAAACTTGTCTCTTGTGAACGGAATCGTCACCACAGAATACACCTGGCTCGATGATATCAGAatcaagtacaagatcttggctcacagaaaagaaatcaaccTTGGACTCGTAGAGTTGTCTATTTCCAATATGGGTAACACTTCGTTGACTTTCAATGTAACTGATGTCTTGGACGCTTCTACAGCCCAACGGTCTCAGCTAACAGGTGTAAACTCGGATGGTAAGGGCATTTACATAACCTTCCTGCCCAACGAACTCAACTACATTAATGGTGCCATATATTCAACGTTGCATGTGGAAGATGGTTCATCTATACAgctgtcttcttcaacctCCAAAGTTAGTCAATATGTCGAAGTAACTGTAAATCCTGGTCGTACTTCCAGAGTTGTCAAGCTTGTCGGAGTAGCGACGACTGATTTAGATCCTCGTAATCTAGATTCGCTTGATAAAGTACTTGCATTCGCCAAAAAGGTATCTCAGACTTATACGAATGCAGACGATGTTGTCGAATCTCATTTGGTAGCTTGGGCTCAAACTCTTGAGTCCACTCCAGCAATTACATTTGCTGATGACAGACTACTCACATTGGCCAGTAGAGCTTCACTCTTTCATCTTACAGCCAATACTAGGCCTGATGCCAATGGCGTTACCGCTGCTATGGGTGTAGCTGGTTTGAGCTCAGACAGTTATGCTGGGATGGTCTTTTGGGATGCAGATATATGGATGATGTCTGGATTGTTACCATTCATACCATCTCACGCAAAAAGTATTGTCAATTACAGAATGCATACTCATGATCAGGCTATCAAGAACTTACCAGAGGGTGCCAAGGGTGCAGTGTATCCGTGGACCTCTGGCAGATTTGGTAATTGTACTGCTACTGGACCCTGTCTAGACTATGAATACCACATTAACGTAGCTGTGGCAATGTCAGCCTGGCAGCTTTACTTGAGCGGTGCAGCTGACGAACAATTCTTAGCGGATGTTGTCTATCCATTGGTAAACGATGCCGCCGAATTCTTTGCCGATTATGTTGTCACCTACGACGATACATTGAAACAGTTCACTACGCATAATTTGACTGATCCTGATGAATATGCAAATCACGTCGATAACGGAGCATATACCAACTCGGGTATTTCACTTGTAGAGAAATGGGCCATTCAAATCTCAAATCATTTAGGAAAAGAATTCCCACTGCAGTACTCAAACATAGTGGGAAATATGCATTTACCTACATCTGGCAATTCCGACAATATCACATTGGAATACACTGGCATGAACTCGTCTGTTGGAATAAAACAAGCAGATGTTATTATGATAACCTACCCATTGCAAAACGAGTTGATATCAGAAGCACAGGCCCTAACGAATATGGAATTTTATTCTGTCAAACAAGTTAACTATGGACCAGCTATGACTTTCCCGATCTTCTCGATTGTCGCATCACATGTCTCTACGTCTGGATGTGCTTCTCAGTCGTACTTACAAAAGGCTGTACAGCCATTCTTAAGAGGTCCATTTGCCCAATTTTCTGAACAAAATAACGATGACTTTTTAACCAATGGTGGCACTCATCCAGCTTTCCCATTCATGACTGCCCACGGTGGATTTTTACAAGCAGTAACACAGGGTCTCACTGGTTTAAGATTTGGATACGTCATTGAAGATGGGCAAATCAAACGAGCTTTGGACTTGGATCCTACTGCATTGCCTTGTTTGCCTAATGGGGTGATTTTTGATGGAATCAAATACAACAACCATTCTCTTTCATTCGCAGTCAATGAAACTTCATTCACTGTCAAAAATAATGGACCTATTTCAGAGAAGTCTGATGGAGTTGTTCGTATAAGAATTGCAGATAGAAACCCAAGCAGAGGCATATACACCATAAATAGTGGTGAGGATTTCAGTTTCCCATTGTATACACCTAAACCAAGCTACCCTACTAGTATTTCTGAATGTGGTTTGGCTAGTTTCTACAATATCACTGATGGCGCATATGGGGATTCTCCAATTCTGATAAACGACGGTGATAACACTACTCAATGGCAAGCAAAGTACAATGACACCACTGGCAAGATTCTTGTTGACTTCAAGCAATTTAAGAACGTTTCTAATGGAATCATTAATTGGGGTGATAAACCACccaagaattggaaactATCTCAATTCACTGGTTCATTGGTAGAGTTTAAGGATGTAGAAGACGTTTTAAgtcaagttgattttgGCAATGAATTGTACAACATATACCGATATGAGGATGAAGACTACAAGCTCTATAAGCAAGATGAGGTTTTCCAAGTAGTTCTCAGTTCCAACGTGAGTATTTCGGCACCATTCATTTTGGAAGACTACAATACCATAGAACTTCCAAAGAGACAAAACACCACTGAATTCACTatagacgaagaattgtatTCCCAGTTCCTATTGATCGAAATTGAAGGGATCCACAATACTGTTCCTATTGAAGATGATACTGGTGGAGCCAAATTGTACGAAGTAGTGTTCTTCTGA
- a CDS encoding predicted protein, with translation MPPAKKKQPKPKGSSKTNSRQPKPRYSSSQPDPVSSDGSFEESRGRPISASQPSSQTLLGRKNRLNDLLSSHIPAVPKSATRTKRPNRTNNSAVKTNNTTKKALAKNGKFEKDEDFRFKRSNSGEDENDHSWDKKKKRQTSTPLVRLREELNIMSREIDNDDDLDLLDLSGLKKSSKKEKSVQASKPVRKFNFNDTSLGLSSPIQSIDREGYSSDEYVEQVSHHKINLTEEPQKTKKKANRQQSKRRSSYYNRGKRVSSIGNGFVGEPHQDVDASDYYKLLDTSLPEPDRMRQLLIWCCKKKLDQEENLLKDKNPSTEDLTVLNIAKVIKEEILRDLMEKQISTSWYSNVPDEDEDTIGKEISVPNPLNESNKQNIDVYSKKLKALVKEKQIWHKSYENAISPIAKLDVGSVEEAKQEELQQYIKSKSESELQHVDYSTVIDNQLINKITANYDQLNSEVKDKVENSIDKVYHTVYQMEKSTELVETIHHRNLAPKVDSLLGDYTTKAKVENYRNLKQKEAQKSNWPVPSRIPGTLELLRSIARLETSRSHSR, from the coding sequence ATGCCTCCAGCAAAGAAAAAACAACCTAAACCCAAGGGCTCTTCCAAAACAAACCTGAGACAGCCCAAGCCGAGATACAGCTCATCTCAACCAGATCCTGTGAGCAGTGACGGCCTGTTTGAAGAGTCGCGGGGAAGACCCATCTCAGCATCACAGCCGTCTAGTCAGACGTTATTAGGCAGAAAGAACCGGTTAAACGATCTTCTTTCATCACATATACCCGCTGTACCCAAATCAGCCACAAGAACAAAGAGGCCCAATAGAACAAATAATTCTGCTGTCAAAACAAACAATACTACAAAGAAAGCATTAGcgaaaaatggaaaatttgaaaaggACGAAGACTTCAGATTCAAGCGCAGCAATTCTGGggaagatgaaaatgatcACAGCTGggataagaagaaaaagcGACAGACATCAACACCATTAGTTCGATTGCGAGAGGAATTAAATATCATGTCTAGGGAAATAGACAACGACGATGACTTGGACCTTTTGGACTTAAGTGGactcaagaaatcatccaagaaggagaagtcTGTCCAGGCAAGCAAACCTGTGCGCAAGTTCAATTTTAATGACACTAGTCTCGgtctttcttctcctaTACAGAGTATAGATAGAGAGGGCTATTCGTCTGATGAGTATGTCGAACAAGTGCTGCATCATAAGATTAATCTAACTGAAGAACCTCAGAAAACGAAAAAGAAAGCCAATAGACAACAAAGTAAGAGGAGATCATCGTACTACAATCGAGGGAAAAGAGTTCTGTCTATTGGTAATGGTTTTGTAGGAGAGCCCCATCAGGATGTAGATGCCAGTGACTACTATAAATTACTAGATACTTCATTGCCTGAGCCAGATAGAATGAGgcagttgttgatttggTGTTGTAAAAAGAAACTCGATCAGGAAGAAAACCTCCTCAAGGATAAGAACCCCAGCACAGAAGATCTTACTGTATTGAACATAGCCAAGGTCATTAAGGAAGAGATTCTTCGAGACCTCATGGAAAAGCAAATCTCCACGAGTTGGTACAGTAACGTTCCAGACGAGGACGAAGACACTATTGGCAAAGAAATATCCGTGCCCAATCCGTTGAACGAATCTAATAAGCAGAATATTGATGTCTACAGTAAGAAACTAAAGGCGTTAGTTaaagagaaacagatctGGCACAAGTCGTATGAGAATGCTATTTCACCCATTGCCAAGTTGGATGTGGGATCAGTGGAAGAAGCAAAACAAGAAGAGTTACAGCAATATATTAAACTGAAGCTGGAATCGGAACTTCAGCATGTAGACTACCTGACTGTGATTGACAATCAACTCATAAACAAAATCACAGCTAATTACGACCAGCTCAACAGCGAAGTCAAGGATAAAGTCGAGAATTCAATTGACAAAGTGTATCATACTGTATATCAAATGGAGAAGTCCACCGAGTTGGTAGAGACGATCCACCACCGCAATCTAGCTCCGAAAGTGGATTCACTTTTGGGAGACTATACAACTAAAGCCAAGGTGGAAAACTATCGAAActtgaaacagaaagaagcCCAGAAGTCAAATTGGCCAGTACCCTCACGTATACCCGGTACTCTTGAACTTCTACGAAGCATCGCCCGCTTGGAGACTAGCAGGAGTCACAGTCGGTGA
- a CDS encoding predicted protein translates to IAKPSLRAFLFAYLYVVIPKALNHIIVAIKRNDLADLPKRLATVLARALHPKKFPMFTAYIVAGTNLLEPIVFKIVQRLALLKSRSSTLFISTLVSGFISAIITFPQFQNHILGYGRYYSLDLTLLLTTRALDTLVSSTLAHVVPSILQSKGDALLFILSSFLVMFSWFYKPESLPPSYRGWITAAANMDDELIWALKGLREGTLVYGEHGPLEDILVPMAERYGQDPKRGSLIHNQPIECEVVHAFTTKNCEVHALWRFYRGFVFSLKVYGPLNALMLLFPNKSKMSTRIWRAFLSTCRSSCFLGTFISLYWYGVCLVRNRLFPKLFPNKPLVEWDITWGPTVGAMLCGLSSFVETQGRRKELALFVAPRGLGTLVPTEPSEINLRIEAIVFSFSLAVLVAFSKKDPKSVRGIFGKGFQQVFKI, encoded by the coding sequence ATAGCGAAGCCGTCTCTTAGAGCGTTTTTGTTCGCTTATCTCTATGTAGTGATTCCCAAGGCTTTGAACCACATTATTGTAGCCATCAAGAGAAATGATCTCGCAGATTTGCCCAAGCGTTTGGCGACAGTTCTAGCCAGGGCGTTGCATCCCAAGAAGTTCCCCATGTTCACTGCGTACATTGTCGCAGGTACCAATTTATTGGAGCCAATAGTGTTCAAGATAGTCCAGAGACTTGCACTATTGAAGAGCAGAAGCAGCACCTTGTTCATATCAACTTTGGTTTCGGGCTTCATTTCCGCCATCATAACGTTTCCTCAATTCCAGAATCACATTTTGGGCTACGGCAGATACTATTCGCTAGATTTGACTCTTTTGTTAACTACCAGAGCTTTGGACACATTGGTGTCTTCAACTCTTGCCCATGTCGTTCCCAGCATACTTCAGAGCAAAGGTGACGCTCTTCTTTTTATACTATCGTCGTTTTTGGTGATGTTTTCATGGTTCTACAAGCCTGAATCATTGCCTCCATCCTATAGGGGTTGGATCACAGCTGCAGCTAATATGGACGATGAGCTCATATGGGCTCTCAAAGGTCTCCGCGAAGGAACACTAGTGTACGGAGAACATGGTCCTCTTGAGGATATTCTTGTACCAATGGCTGAAAGATATGGCCAAGATCCAAAGAGAGGAAGTCTCATTCACAACCAACCCATCGAGTGTGAGGTGGTACATGCTTTCACAACTAAGAATTGCGAAGTCCATGCTCTCTGGAGATTCTACCGTGGCTTCGTTTTTTCGTTGAAAGTGTACGGGCCATTGAACGCATTGATGCTTCTATTTCCTAATAAGAGTAAGATGTCCACCAGGATCTGGAGAGCGTTTCTATCCACATGTAGATCGTCCTGTTTCTTGGGTACTTTTATTTCACTCTACTGGTACGGGGTATGTCTCGTGAGAAACAGACTATTTCCCAAGCTTTTTCCCAACAAGCCCTTGGTGGAATGGGATATCACTTGGGGCCCTACAGTCGGTGCCATGTTATGCGGCTTATCGTCGTTTGTAGAGACACAAGGACGTCGTAAAGAATTGGCTTTATTTGTAGCACCAAGAGGGTTGGGCACTTTAGTACCAACGGAACCATCGGAAATCAATCTTCGTATTGAAGCTATTGTGTTTTCCTTCAGCTTGGCTGTGCTAGTAGCATTTTCCAAAAAGGACCCTAAGTCTGTGAGAGGTATTTTCGGAAAGGGATTTCAGCAAGTTTTCAAGATCTAG
- the SEC31 gene encoding component of the COPII coat of ER-Golgi vesicles encodes MVKISEIARTSTFAWSSDTLPILATGTVAGAVDASFNSSSSLELWDIFSATNTNEPIFSAAVEHRFYALAWSKPFEGRPRGLIAAAFENGVIEFWDAEVLIISKDLAKASVHKSSKHSGPVRSLQFNPLQSHVLVSGGSHGQIFIWDTKKFTEPFSPGSAMTPMDEISSVAWNNSVSHILASTGNSGYTSIWDLKSKREVLHLSYTGASGRANFSHVAWHPTKSTELITASDNDACPLILTWDLRNSNAPEKILEGHKKGVLSLDWCQQDPELLISSGKDNTTFLWNPTTGQKLGEYPTTANWAFQTAFAPKVPDIFATASFDGKIVVQSLQDTSPPVSEKVTSNDDNVFWNQLSTTDTQQPVFDIKQAPQWLKTPSAVSFGFGSKLVQVSKDSNGKSIINIQKFVAKGQSSSSELYTALKNNNFKSIIDEKISSNVASDLDKSDWKLLQKLAESGKDEILTEVTTEEEEKKPETEIESEDKKNGDSEDVPASADDSFFDNLGNGKVVLENEAPFVPSGSFKIFSAKVSEEDKSLIKLVLGNKIEDAVHDCIERGKLLEALVLALDASDDIKEKVKNAYFKKNVKKEVSRVLYSVSSQNITDIVSNANVANWKEIAAGITSFTNDPDDFNSKITELGDRILESKTVADSRDTAIRCYLAGNALDKIASIWLKELPALEAHLLESDNAENVSSPSEARLIALTNFVSKIAAYRSISNISGEISGPSAEPISKAIVEYTNLVAGNGEFELANIFLQLLPSDLAGTEKDRINKATGAVAAVTASKTVKSGTSAVANSVTAKTSKVSREVSSTPKPSYQATMPPIGAPLAPSAIPSASVPSSNPYVRASNPYAPHVSSTNIYKPAAPVVQAPPPAQATAVSPPPTGPPKPVYKQETDGWNDLPDTFKSKAPARRAAAVVTATPSPTPLPQTTVPPMSIPPGPKRSMSSGSAAPPPPKGSRANSKVAVPTIQSSPRPAPVHVNNRYAPPPSADVNAPSNTHSSPVGVSPSTKKNPYAVAPEVAPRVAYAPPPASLSGLGFSGGAAAPPAPPKNPYAPSASSVISPRVSNAGIVPPPMGRGIVSPPTSFGSMHAAPIQPAFSGVPPPPPAIGHQPAASAPPPPPAAKTPVPTKSKYPKGDRSHIPEKSVLIYQYLTKVLEAVKPNIPEKYTAHGEDLEKRLNILFDHLNNEDLLTDDAIEDLKEVCTALESKDIESASSLNTSFAANHIDQLGNWHRGITRLITMAEAMY; translated from the exons ATGGTCAAGATCTCTGAAATCGCTCGAACTTCGACGTTTGCTTGGAGTCTGGATACTTTACCTATTCTTGCCACTGGGACCGTTGCCGGAGCCGTAGATGCTAGCTTCAACtctctgctgctgttggaaCTCTGGGACATTTTTTCAgctaccaacaccaacgAGCCCATTTTTAGTGCAGCTGTAGAACACCGTTTCTACGCTTTAGCATGGTCGAAACCGTTTGAAGGACGTCCCAGGGGTTTGATTGCTGCTGCCTTTGAGAACGGAGTGATCGAGTTCTGGGATGCCGAAGTTCTCATCATACTGAAAGACTTGGCCAAAGCTTCCGTCCACAAGCTGAGCAAACACTCTGGACCCGTCAGAAGTTTGCAGTTCAACCCTCTTCAGAGTCATGTGTTGGTTTCCGGAGGATCTCACGGCCAGATCTTCATATGGGATACAAAGAAGTTCACCGAACCCTTCTCTCCGGGACTGGCTATGACTCCTATGGACGAAATCAGCTCCGTAGCCTGGAACAACTCGGTCAGCCACATTCTCGCCAGTACAGGAAATAGTGGCTACACGTCGATCTGGGACTTGAAATCAAAGCGAGAAGTGTTGCACTTGTCGTACACTGGTGCATCAGGAAGAGCCAACTTCTCCCATGTTGCTTGGCATCCTACTAAGCTGACCGAATTAATCACCGCCAGTGACAATGATGCCTGCCCATTGATATTGACGTGGGATTTACGTAACTCCAACGCTCCAGAGAAGATCTTAGAAGGGCACAAGAAGGGAGTTTTGTCGCTTGACTGGTGCCAACAGGATCCGGAGCTCTTGATCTCCAGCGGAAAAGACAACACAACTTTCTTGTGGAACCCTACTACTGGACAGAAACTTGGTGAATACCCTACTACAGCCAACTGGGCTTTCCAAACTGCTTTTGCACCAAAAGTTCCTGATATCTTTGCCACAGCTTCGTTTGACGGCAAGATCGTCGTGCAGTCGCTCCAAGATACCTCTCCTCCAGTGTCGGAAAAAGTCACATCCAACGATGACAACGTCTTCTGGAATCAGTTGTCTACAACTGACACCCAGCAGCCGGTATTTGATATCAAACAGGCTCCTCAGTGGTTGAAGACGCCTTCTGCTGTGTCATTTGGCTTTGGTTCCAAGTTGGTGCAGGTGCTGAAAGACAGCAACGGCAAGTCCATTATCAATATCCAAAAGTTTGTCGCCAAAGGACAAAGTTCATCATCTGAATTATATACTGCtctcaagaacaacaacttcaaatcaaTCATAGACGAGAAGATCTCGTCGAACGTTGCCAGCGACCTTGACAAGAGCGACTGGAAGCTCTTACAGAAGTTGGCTGAATCCGGAAAGGATGAAATCTTGACTGAGGTTactacagaagaagaagaaaagaagccagaaactgaaattgaactggAAGATAAGAAGAACGGTGATTCTGAAGACGTTCCAGCTTCTGCTGATGATTCCTTCTTTGACAATCTTGGAAACGGCAAGgtagttcttgaaaatgaagcaCCTTTTGTTCCATCGGGTTCGTTCAAGATCTTTTCCGCCAAAGTCAGCGAAGAGGACAAGTCTTTGATCAAATTGGTTTTGGGCAACAAAATCGAAGATGCCGTCCATGACTGTATCGAAAGAGGCAAATTGTTGGAAGCATTGGTGTTGGCCTTGGATGCTTCTGATGACATCAAGGAAAAAGTTAAAAACGCCTACTTTAAGAAGAACGTCAAAAAGGAAGTGTCGAGAGTTCTCTATTCGGTCTCATCGCAGAATATCACCGACATTGTATCCAACGCCAATGTAGCCAACTGGAAGGAAATCGCTGCTGGCATCACCTCCTTCACCAACGATCCGGACGATTTTAACAGCAAGATCACCGAGTTGGGTGATCGTATCTTGGAATCGAAGACTGTAGCTGATAGCAGAGACACTGCCATCAGATGCTACTTGGCTGGTAATGCTTTGGACAAAATTGCAAGTATCTGGTTGAAGGAGTTGCCAGCCTTGGAGGCTCATTTGTTGGAGTCCGACAACGCTGAAAACGTCTCATCTCCTTCCGAAGCTCGCCTCATCGCTTTGACTAACTTTGTTCTGAAGATTGCAGCCTACAGATCGATTTCTAACATCAGCGGCGAGATCTCTGGCCCTTCAGCTGAACCTATCTCCAAGGCTATTGTAGAGTACACAAATTTGGTAGCTGGTAACGGAGAGTTTGAATTGGCCAACAtattcttgcaattgttgcCCAGTGACTTGGCAGGAACCGAAAAGGACAGAATCAACAAGGCTACTGGTGCCGTTGCTGCTGTTACTGCTTCCAAAACTGTGAAATCTGGCACAAGCGCTGTTGCTAACTCTGTCACCGCTAAGACTAGCAAGGTTTCGAGAG AAGTCCTGTCAACTCCAAAACCTTCGTACCAGGCAACGATGCCTCCTATTGGAGCTCCACTTGCTCCCTCAGCTATTCCATCTGCCAGTGTTCCAAGCAGCAATCCATATGTCAGAGCTTCTAACCCATATGCTCCTCATGTGTCCTCAACCAACATCTACAAACCTGCTGCTCCAGTCGTACAAGCACCACCTCCAGCCCAAGCTACAGCAGTAAGTCCGCCTCCTACTGGCCCACCTAAGCCGGTATACAAACAGGAAACTGACGGTTGGAACGATTTGCCAGATACGTTCAAATCGAAGGCTCCAGCACGCCgagctgctgctgttgttaCAGCTACACCATCTCCTACACCATTACCTCAAACTACAGTTCCACCAATGTCCATTCCTCCAGGTCCGAAGAGATCGATGTCAAGCGGAAGTGCTGCTCCTCCTCCACCAAAAGGTAGCCGTGCTAATTCTAAAGTAGCTGTACCCACTATCCAGTCGTCACCACGTCCTGCTCCTGTTCATGTTAACAATCGTTACGCTCCACCTCCTTCAGCAGATGTGAATGCTCCGTCCAACACTCACTCTTCTCCAGTAGGAGTATCTCCTtctaccaagaagaacCCGTACGCTGTAGCACCAGAGGTAGCTCCTAGAGTAGCCTACGCTCCTCCTCCAGCTTCTCTTTCAGGATTAGGATTCTCCGGAGGCGCTGCTGCACCACCAGCACCCCCAAAGAATCCATATGCTCCTCTGGCCAGTTCTGTAATTTCTCCTAGAGTTAGCAACGCTGGTATAGTACCACCTCCTATGGGTAGAGGCATTGTATCTCCTCCAACTTCGTTTGGCTCAATGCACGCAGCCCCTATTCAGCCAGCTTTTAGCGGAGTCccaccaccacctccaGCTATCGGGCACCAGCCAGCTGCTTCTGCccctcctcctcctccgGCAGCTAAAACTCCAGTTCCAACCAAGAGTAAATATCCCAAAGGAGACAGGTCTCACATCCCCGAAAAGTCGGTTTTGATCTACCAATATTTGACCAAGGTGCTTGAGGCTGTCAAGCCTAACATCCCAGAAAAGTACACGGCTCACGGCGaggacttggaaaagagaCTCAACATATTGTTTGACCACTTGAACAATGAAGACTTGTTAACCGACGATGCcattgaagacttgaaggaagttTGCACAGCATTGGAAAGCAAGGATATTGAATCTGCCAGCTCATTGAACACTCTGTTTGCTGCCAACCATATCGATCAACTCGGTAATTGGCATAGAGGTATCACCCGTCTCATTACCATGGCTGAAGCTATGTATTAG